One Nocardioides aromaticivorans genomic window carries:
- a CDS encoding TetR family transcriptional regulator — MSIANPSTSEDLGSAAQRERRKRILDATYELAKSGGFDAVQMRAVAEQADVALGTLYRYFPSKIHLLVSALGRQFDEAAVRLNEREIPGDTQADRVLYVLKRMARGMQGDPKLTEALTRAFMFADSSVSNEIHVVGMAMTSIVTHAMHGGEPAEGALTDQDVAIARVLGDVWLSALVAWVTGRSTAAETAAHMETAVHLILRD; from the coding sequence GTGAGCATCGCGAACCCGTCCACGTCCGAGGACCTCGGATCGGCAGCGCAGCGGGAGCGCCGCAAGCGGATCCTCGACGCCACCTACGAGCTGGCGAAGTCCGGCGGCTTCGACGCCGTGCAGATGCGCGCCGTCGCCGAGCAGGCCGACGTCGCCCTCGGCACGCTCTACCGCTACTTCCCGTCGAAGATCCACCTGCTGGTCAGCGCCTTGGGCCGCCAGTTCGACGAGGCCGCGGTGCGGCTCAACGAGCGCGAGATCCCCGGCGACACCCAGGCCGACCGGGTGCTCTACGTGCTCAAGCGGATGGCCCGCGGCATGCAGGGCGACCCCAAGCTGACCGAGGCGCTGACCCGCGCCTTCATGTTCGCCGACAGCAGCGTCTCCAACGAGATCCACGTCGTCGGCATGGCGATGACCTCGATCGTCACGCACGCCATGCACGGTGGGGAGCCCGCCGAGGGCGCGCTGACCGACCAGGACGTGGCGATCGCCCGCGTCCTCGGCGACGTGTGGCTGTCCGCCCTGGTGGCGTGGGTGACCGGCCGCTCCACGGCGGCGGAGACCGCGGCCCACATGGAGACCGCGGTGCATCTCATCTTGCGGGACTGA
- a CDS encoding glycosyltransferase family 4 protein, whose protein sequence is MRIAMLSYRSKPHVGGQGIYIRRLTRELVALGHTVEVFSGQPYPELDEGVTLTKVPSLDLYKPGDEFRNPRPREFRDLVDVEEWLTMRSGAFPEPLTFSRRVVKLLKARRDDFDIVFDNQTLATPLLGVEDPAIGLPLAATIHHPITMDRRIELASAVWAKRKHGSRWRFELPKIGVWRWYSFLGQQKRTAPQLRRVIVPSESSKRDVVREFKVDPARIETILLGVDDRFVPPTEPRVAGRILAMASADAPLKGISVLLEAFAKLVVERDLELVLVTKPKEGGVTEKLIDKLGIADRVSFASGLTDDELVALMGSAELACVPSLYEGFSLPTAELMACETPLVVSRAGAIPEVVGPDGLCADVVEPGDVGALTAAVAALLDDPTRRAEMGAAGRRRVKELFSWSAVAASTAAVLEDVIAEYAAEKEN, encoded by the coding sequence ATGCGAATTGCAATGCTGTCCTACCGCAGCAAGCCCCACGTGGGCGGGCAGGGGATCTACATCCGCCGCCTGACCCGCGAGCTCGTGGCGCTGGGGCACACGGTCGAGGTGTTCTCCGGCCAGCCCTATCCCGAGCTCGACGAGGGCGTCACGCTGACCAAGGTCCCGAGCCTGGACCTCTACAAGCCCGGCGACGAGTTCCGGAACCCGCGTCCCCGCGAGTTCCGCGACCTGGTGGACGTGGAGGAGTGGCTGACGATGCGCAGCGGCGCCTTCCCGGAGCCGCTCACCTTCAGCCGGCGCGTGGTCAAGCTCCTGAAGGCGCGTCGCGACGACTTCGACATCGTCTTCGACAACCAGACCCTCGCCACCCCGCTGCTCGGCGTCGAGGACCCGGCGATCGGCCTGCCGCTGGCGGCGACGATCCACCACCCGATCACGATGGACCGCCGCATCGAGCTGGCGTCGGCCGTGTGGGCCAAGCGCAAGCACGGCTCGAGGTGGCGTTTCGAGCTGCCGAAGATCGGCGTGTGGCGCTGGTACTCCTTCCTGGGCCAGCAGAAGCGCACCGCCCCGCAGCTGCGCCGGGTGATCGTCCCGTCGGAGTCGTCGAAGCGCGACGTCGTACGCGAGTTCAAGGTCGACCCGGCCCGCATCGAGACGATCCTGCTCGGCGTCGACGACCGCTTCGTGCCGCCGACCGAGCCGCGCGTGGCCGGTCGCATCCTCGCGATGGCCAGCGCCGACGCGCCGCTCAAGGGCATCTCGGTGCTCCTCGAGGCCTTCGCGAAGCTCGTCGTCGAGCGCGACCTCGAGCTGGTGCTGGTCACCAAGCCCAAGGAGGGCGGGGTCACCGAGAAGCTCATCGACAAGCTCGGCATCGCCGACCGGGTCTCCTTCGCCAGCGGCCTGACCGACGACGAGCTCGTTGCCCTGATGGGCTCCGCGGAGCTGGCCTGCGTGCCGTCGCTCTACGAGGGCTTCTCGCTCCCGACCGCGGAGCTGATGGCCTGCGAGACCCCGCTCGTGGTGTCCCGGGCCGGCGCGATCCCCGAGGTCGTCGGCCCCGACGGCCTGTGCGCCGACGTGGTGGAGCCCGGTGACGTGGGCGCCCTGACCGCGGCCGTCGCCGCGCTGCTCGACGACCCCACTCGCCGTGCCGAGATGGGCGCCGCGGGACGCCGCCGCGTGAAGGAGCTGTTCAGCTGGAGCGCCGTCGCGGCGAGCACCGCGGCCGTGCTGGAGGACGTCATCGCCGAGTACGCGGCCGAGAAGGAGAACTGA
- a CDS encoding class I SAM-dependent methyltransferase, translating to MLTVDFDRLGLKAGDRVLDMGAGAGRHSFEMYRRGADVIAFDIDAEELEGVRNLFVAMKEAGEVPEGAEADVKQGDALALPFADGEFDRIVCSEVLEHIHDDVAAIRELIRVLRPGGTLAVTVPRWLPEVVNWRLSADYHNAEGGHIRIYTDHELIDKVTKGGRSNDGTPGDAMLFEGKSYTHGLHTPYWWIKCAVGVDNDNHPLAKAYHKLLVWEIMKQPKALQVAGKVLDPTIGKSMVLYFRKPEAA from the coding sequence GTGCTGACCGTTGACTTCGACCGCCTGGGCCTCAAGGCCGGGGACCGCGTGCTCGACATGGGTGCCGGTGCCGGTCGCCACAGCTTCGAGATGTACCGCCGCGGCGCGGACGTGATCGCGTTCGACATCGACGCCGAGGAGCTCGAGGGCGTCCGCAACCTGTTCGTCGCGATGAAGGAGGCCGGGGAGGTGCCCGAGGGCGCCGAGGCGGACGTCAAGCAGGGTGACGCGCTCGCCCTGCCCTTCGCCGACGGCGAGTTCGACCGGATCGTCTGCTCGGAGGTGCTCGAGCACATCCACGACGACGTCGCCGCGATCCGCGAGCTGATCCGCGTGCTGCGCCCCGGCGGCACGCTCGCCGTGACGGTGCCCCGCTGGCTGCCGGAGGTCGTCAACTGGCGCCTGTCGGCCGACTACCACAACGCCGAGGGCGGCCACATCCGCATCTACACCGACCACGAGCTCATCGACAAGGTCACTAAGGGCGGTCGCTCCAACGACGGCACGCCCGGCGACGCCATGCTCTTCGAGGGCAAGAGCTACACCCACGGCCTGCACACGCCGTACTGGTGGATCAAGTGCGCCGTCGGGGTCGACAACGACAACCACCCGCTCGCGAAGGCCTACCACAAGCTCCTGGTGTGGGAGATCATGAAGCAGCCCAAGGCCCTCCAGGTCGCCGGCAAGGTGCTCGACCCGACGATCGGCAAGAGCATGGTCCTGTACTTCCGGAAGCCGGAGGCCGCATGA
- a CDS encoding prenyltransferase, whose product MTRDTTPEVPLSRLPYVEGVLSAQEVADTAAAIAAMQEPWGAVPWTTGEHVDIWNHVEAAMAMLVGGQVEAAERAYAWVPTMQRADGSWPMKIVGGEPDDERGEVNMSAYFAVGLWHHWLVRRDIRFVERYWPSVRAGLDFVVSLQEPFGGIRWTPVDDFCLLTGNSSIYHSLRAGVALADLMDDPQPEWELAGGRLGHAVRSHADLFADKSTYSMDWYYPVLGGPVRGDAARELLERRWDRFVVPGLGIHCVDTNPWVTGAETCELAMALDVISDQRRALALLSDMQHLREDDGRYWTGWVYDDPARPAPDDEPRNVHWPHEHTTYTAAAVVLAVDALGETYGHATPGSGIMRGTSLAPHFDEIALECDCPSSERVSGRA is encoded by the coding sequence ATGACCCGGGACACCACGCCCGAGGTCCCGCTCAGCCGCCTGCCGTACGTCGAGGGCGTGCTCTCGGCGCAGGAGGTCGCCGACACGGCGGCCGCCATCGCGGCGATGCAGGAGCCGTGGGGCGCCGTACCGTGGACGACGGGCGAGCACGTCGACATCTGGAACCACGTCGAGGCCGCGATGGCGATGCTCGTCGGCGGCCAGGTCGAGGCCGCCGAGCGCGCCTACGCCTGGGTCCCGACGATGCAGCGTGCCGACGGCTCGTGGCCGATGAAGATCGTCGGCGGCGAGCCGGACGACGAGCGCGGCGAGGTCAACATGTCGGCGTACTTCGCCGTCGGCCTGTGGCACCACTGGCTGGTGCGCCGCGACATCAGGTTCGTCGAGCGCTACTGGCCCTCGGTCCGCGCCGGCCTCGACTTCGTGGTGTCCCTGCAGGAGCCCTTCGGCGGGATCCGGTGGACGCCGGTCGACGACTTCTGCCTGCTGACCGGCAACTCGTCGATCTACCACTCACTGCGTGCGGGCGTCGCGCTGGCCGACCTGATGGACGACCCGCAGCCCGAGTGGGAGCTCGCCGGCGGCCGCCTGGGCCACGCCGTCCGCTCGCACGCCGACCTGTTCGCGGACAAGTCGACGTACTCGATGGACTGGTACTACCCGGTCCTCGGCGGCCCCGTCCGCGGCGACGCCGCGCGGGAGCTGCTCGAGCGGCGCTGGGACCGGTTCGTCGTGCCGGGGCTCGGCATCCACTGCGTCGACACCAATCCCTGGGTGACCGGCGCGGAGACCTGTGAGCTGGCGATGGCGCTCGACGTCATCAGCGACCAGCGGCGCGCGCTGGCCCTGCTCAGCGACATGCAGCACCTGCGCGAGGACGACGGTCGCTACTGGACCGGATGGGTGTACGACGACCCGGCCCGGCCCGCCCCCGACGACGAGCCCCGCAACGTGCACTGGCCCCACGAGCACACGACGTACACCGCGGCCGCCGTGGTGCTCGCCGTCGATGCGCTGGGGGAGACCTACGGCCACGCGACCCCGGGGTCCGGGATCATGCGCGGCACCTCCCTCGCCCCGCACTTCGACGAGATCGCGCTGGAGTGCGACTGCCCGTCAAGCGAGCGGGTCTCCGGCCGCGCCTGA